A genomic segment from Chloroflexi bacterium ADurb.Bin180 encodes:
- a CDS encoding putative selenate reductase subunit YgfK, producing the protein MAQNWHEVVVVGAGPAGLFACYELHERGIKDIVLIDRGKLAARRNPHDDVLYGVGGAGLFSDGKLNFTARRGKTDLTEFLPLSEADQLIDYLEAAFARFGMDGPTYPSDPRSANELKARATKLGMMLMLVKQKHLGSDRLPGYISGMEAWLAAQGVTLRTELRVEQVQRIEGGVAVLAEGGVAMNARYLLLAPGRSANQWLADLLAGLGCELQYQPIEVGVRVEVPAEVLHGVCEVIYDPPIFFFSHSYDDQLRTFCTNPNGFVTREPYKQFDCVNGHAYKDRHSANSNFALLNKIGLSEPITNTIAYGESIAKLANTIGGGLPLLQRLSDFRRYRRSTWGRLSKSYIEPTLTEVTPGDIAMALPSRVVVNLTEGIERLDALIPGIGADSTLLYAPEVKFHSCRPKIDANLETQVENVFVAGDGAGVSGNIVGAAATGVIAARKIAERVAHE; encoded by the coding sequence ATGGCTCAGAACTGGCACGAGGTGGTTGTCGTCGGGGCAGGACCGGCCGGGCTATTCGCCTGCTACGAGCTGCACGAACGCGGCATCAAGGACATCGTGCTCATCGACCGGGGCAAGCTGGCAGCGCGGCGCAACCCACACGACGACGTGCTCTACGGGGTTGGAGGCGCAGGATTGTTCTCCGATGGCAAGCTGAACTTTACCGCGCGCCGCGGCAAGACCGACCTGACCGAATTCTTGCCTCTGTCCGAAGCGGACCAGTTGATTGACTATCTCGAAGCGGCCTTTGCCAGGTTCGGTATGGATGGGCCGACATACCCCAGTGACCCACGGTCGGCGAACGAGCTCAAGGCGCGAGCGACCAAGCTGGGCATGATGTTGATGCTGGTCAAACAGAAGCACCTGGGCTCGGACCGGCTGCCGGGCTACATCAGCGGCATGGAGGCGTGGCTGGCCGCCCAGGGTGTGACGCTGCGCACCGAGCTGCGCGTGGAGCAGGTACAGCGCATCGAGGGCGGCGTGGCGGTGCTGGCTGAGGGTGGGGTCGCCATGAATGCGCGCTACCTGCTGCTGGCGCCGGGGCGCTCGGCAAACCAGTGGCTGGCCGACCTGCTCGCGGGTCTGGGCTGCGAGTTGCAGTACCAGCCCATCGAGGTGGGCGTGCGCGTGGAGGTGCCTGCCGAAGTGCTGCATGGTGTGTGCGAGGTCATCTACGATCCGCCGATCTTTTTCTTCTCGCACTCCTACGATGACCAGTTGCGCACCTTCTGCACCAATCCCAATGGCTTTGTCACGCGAGAGCCCTACAAGCAGTTTGACTGCGTGAACGGCCATGCGTACAAAGATCGCCACTCGGCGAATAGCAATTTTGCACTGCTGAACAAGATCGGGCTATCGGAACCAATCACCAACACGATTGCTTACGGAGAGAGCATCGCCAAGCTGGCCAACACCATCGGCGGCGGCCTGCCGCTGCTGCAAAGACTGTCTGACTTTCGGCGTTATCGGCGCAGCACGTGGGGGCGCCTGTCCAAGAGCTACATCGAGCCGACGCTGACCGAGGTGACTCCGGGTGACATCGCTATGGCGCTGCCTTCACGCGTGGTGGTGAATCTCACTGAGGGAATCGAACGGCTCGACGCGCTCATCCCGGGCATCGGCGCTGACTCTACGTTGCTCTACGCGCCAGAGGTCAAGTTCCACTCCTGTCGCCCCAAGATCGATGCCAACCTCGAGACGCAGGTCGAGAACGTCTTTGTCGCGGGCGATGGCGCAGGTGTGTCGGGCAACATCGTCGGCGCGGCAGCGACTGGTGTGATCGCCGCCCGCAAGATCGCTGAGCGCGTCGCTCACGAGTGA
- the purB gene encoding Adenylosuccinate lyase has product MDSGKETASLWALSPLDGRYSRVCGPLRDLFSEGALIRERVVVEARYWIRLLEFLGLELPNAADQASLLDWAAALGDVDLERVKQIEARLRHDVKAVEYLIREHARGTVWEQHSSWIHWGLTSEDTDSLAYGRLLARAAAEVIVPSSLELVRILCGMIRRDARVVMLARTHGQVAVPTTMGKEWAVFLSRAAFWLGQLRQQRLSGKLSGAVGNYNAQTLLFPELDWQRFARSFIAEMGLEPSPITTQIVPSSYLVLFLDWVRQLNSVWLDLAQNVWLYAALGTLRLKAVPGEVGSSTMPHKVNPIHFEGAEGNLQMSSALLEALSDKLSLSRLQRDLSDKTAKRNIGVALGHSLVATEALAEGLARVEPDEEALLREVRAHPEVLSEALQLRRRANGQPEAFAGVQSAVRGGDSDWQSLVAGLGDEERAVVSAWKPEEYTGLAAELAVAEAERIEAELGLADNQDDRRAERGSDRGNRADD; this is encoded by the coding sequence ATGGATTCCGGCAAAGAGACTGCCTCGCTGTGGGCCCTGTCGCCGCTGGACGGACGATACTCCCGAGTCTGTGGCCCACTGCGCGACCTGTTCTCCGAGGGCGCGCTGATTCGCGAACGCGTCGTAGTGGAGGCGCGATACTGGATCAGGTTGCTCGAGTTCCTGGGCCTCGAGCTGCCCAACGCAGCAGACCAGGCATCGCTCCTGGATTGGGCTGCCGCTCTGGGCGACGTGGACCTGGAGCGGGTGAAGCAGATTGAGGCCAGGCTCAGACACGATGTCAAGGCAGTGGAGTACCTGATTCGGGAGCACGCCAGGGGCACGGTCTGGGAGCAACATTCGTCGTGGATCCACTGGGGGTTGACCAGCGAGGACACGGACAGTCTGGCCTACGGCCGACTGCTGGCGAGGGCGGCAGCAGAGGTGATCGTGCCCTCTTCATTGGAACTGGTGCGAATCCTCTGCGGCATGATACGCCGAGATGCCAGGGTGGTCATGCTGGCGCGCACCCACGGCCAGGTAGCGGTGCCTACCACCATGGGCAAAGAGTGGGCGGTCTTTCTCTCGCGGGCGGCGTTTTGGCTGGGCCAATTGCGACAGCAGCGCTTGAGCGGCAAGCTGAGCGGCGCGGTGGGCAACTATAACGCTCAGACGCTGCTCTTCCCCGAGCTTGATTGGCAGCGGTTCGCCAGGTCATTCATCGCTGAAATGGGTCTTGAGCCAAGCCCGATCACAACGCAGATTGTCCCATCTAGTTACCTCGTGCTGTTCCTCGACTGGGTGCGGCAGTTGAACAGTGTATGGCTCGACCTGGCGCAGAACGTCTGGCTCTACGCGGCGCTGGGGACACTGCGTCTGAAAGCAGTGCCGGGGGAAGTTGGGTCTTCGACCATGCCGCACAAGGTGAATCCCATTCACTTTGAGGGCGCCGAAGGCAACCTCCAGATGAGTAGCGCCCTGCTGGAGGCGCTCTCTGACAAGCTCTCTCTTTCCCGATTGCAGCGGGACCTGTCGGACAAGACGGCCAAGCGCAATATCGGTGTGGCCCTGGGGCACAGCCTGGTTGCGACGGAGGCACTGGCCGAGGGACTGGCCCGCGTGGAGCCAGATGAGGAGGCGCTGCTCAGGGAAGTGAGGGCTCACCCCGAGGTGCTGTCCGAGGCGCTGCAACTGCGGCGGCGTGCCAATGGCCAGCCGGAGGCCTTTGCTGGCGTGCAGTCCGCGGTTCGTGGTGGCGACTCGGACTGGCAGTCACTGGTGGCTGGTCTCGGAGACGAGGAACGCGCTGTGGTCTCGGCCTGGAAGCCGGAGGAGTACACCGGGTTGGCAGCGGAGCTGGCCGTCGCCGAAGCAGAGCGAATCGAGGCCGAGTTGGGGCTAGCAGACAACCAAGACGACCGCCGCGCGGAGCGGGGCAGCGACAGGGGAAACAGGGCAGATGACTAA
- the purA gene encoding Adenylosuccinate synthetase — protein MTNLVILGTQWGDEGKGKIVDALAAEARFVAVVRYQGGNNAGHTVVVNNQSHAFHLLPSGVLYPDKTCVIGNGVVIDPLVLRDELVALESRLGSAHARLLISDKAHLILPWHVLRDRLSGGAIGTTGRGIGPAYMDYVGRRGIRWGDTKDRERFGRRVAEEAAWNRAEVEALLGFYQVPREKQEELTIEAALSSQLVLQQCWPAIEALRNNATVSSGDAGSFLDEVRQRGGDILFEGAQATLLDIAHGTYPYVTSSHPTLGGVYVGTGIRPDPLKVLGVAKAYTTRVGAGPFPTELDNELGSRIRELGHEYGTTTGRPRRCGWLDLTILRYARRVNGLDALALTKLDVLAGLPSLRVAVAYRIGGGLTRTFTVDEDELAAAEVVFEELEGWEGDLGKARRFADLPAQARTYVQLIEDEVGIPVEMISTGPGREQLLRK, from the coding sequence ATGACTAACCTGGTGATTCTTGGCACCCAATGGGGCGACGAAGGCAAGGGCAAGATCGTTGATGCGCTCGCTGCAGAGGCCCGGTTTGTGGCGGTTGTGCGCTACCAGGGTGGGAACAATGCTGGCCACACGGTGGTGGTGAACAACCAGAGCCACGCTTTCCACCTGCTGCCTTCAGGGGTCCTCTACCCGGACAAGACCTGCGTCATCGGCAATGGGGTAGTAATTGACCCGCTCGTGCTGCGTGATGAACTGGTCGCCCTCGAGTCGCGGCTGGGAAGCGCGCACGCCCGACTGTTGATCAGCGACAAGGCGCACCTCATCCTGCCCTGGCACGTGCTCAGGGATCGCCTCTCGGGAGGGGCCATCGGCACCACCGGACGCGGCATCGGACCTGCCTATATGGACTATGTCGGCCGGCGCGGCATTCGCTGGGGCGACACGAAGGATCGCGAGCGGTTTGGGCGGCGAGTTGCCGAAGAGGCGGCCTGGAACCGCGCCGAGGTTGAGGCGCTCTTGGGATTCTATCAGGTGCCGCGAGAGAAGCAGGAGGAGCTGACGATTGAAGCGGCACTGTCCAGCCAATTGGTCTTGCAGCAGTGCTGGCCGGCCATCGAGGCACTCCGGAACAACGCAACCGTCAGCAGCGGCGACGCCGGTTCATTTCTGGATGAGGTGCGCCAGCGCGGAGGGGACATCCTCTTCGAGGGCGCTCAGGCCACCTTGCTGGACATTGCCCACGGGACCTATCCCTACGTGACCTCCTCCCACCCGACGCTGGGGGGAGTCTATGTAGGCACAGGCATACGGCCCGACCCGCTCAAGGTGCTCGGTGTGGCCAAGGCTTACACCACACGCGTGGGAGCCGGGCCCTTCCCGACAGAGCTCGACAACGAGCTCGGCAGCCGCATCCGCGAGCTGGGGCACGAGTACGGCACGACCACCGGACGTCCGCGGCGGTGCGGCTGGCTGGACCTGACCATCCTGCGCTATGCCCGGCGGGTGAATGGCCTCGACGCGCTGGCCCTGACCAAGCTGGACGTCCTCGCCGGGTTGCCATCGCTGCGCGTGGCCGTCGCCTATCGTATCGGAGGCGGGCTGACGCGGACCTTCACCGTTGACGAGGATGAGCTCGCCGCGGCGGAGGTCGTCTTTGAGGAGCTGGAAGGCTGGGAGGGCGACCTCGGAAAGGCCAGGCGTTTCGCCGACCTTCCTGCTCAGGCCCGCACTTACGTGCAGCTCATCGAGGACGAGGTGGGAATACCGGTAGAAATGATCAGCACAGGACCGGGACGAGAGCAGTTGCTGCGCAAATGA